Proteins from one Paraburkholderia acidisoli genomic window:
- a CDS encoding MgtC/SapB family protein, which translates to MTLEFVLRLLAAFACGVAIGLERQIRQRTAGLRTITLVASGACLFVTLGVLTGNGSSGVTQIAAYVVSGVGFLGGGVIMRDKGSIQGINTAATLWCSAAVGVLCGAGHYAPALAGTVVVLLTNTVLREVSRVINATPVSNADLVRSYVLTVVCREEDEVHIRTVLSNSMYSTPLSFQSLTSEDLAGDPQRLRVTATMRLHPKYQAKLEQMASRLSMEKGVSSVSWTAAETEIAPE; encoded by the coding sequence ATGACTCTCGAATTCGTCCTGCGCCTTCTCGCGGCGTTCGCCTGCGGTGTTGCCATTGGCCTCGAACGCCAGATTCGCCAGCGCACGGCCGGTTTGCGCACGATTACGCTGGTCGCGAGCGGCGCATGTCTGTTCGTGACACTCGGCGTATTGACTGGCAATGGCTCGAGCGGCGTGACGCAGATCGCGGCTTATGTCGTCTCCGGAGTGGGTTTCCTTGGCGGCGGCGTCATCATGCGCGACAAGGGATCCATTCAAGGCATCAATACGGCGGCCACCTTATGGTGTTCCGCGGCAGTCGGCGTGTTATGCGGCGCGGGCCATTACGCTCCGGCTCTGGCGGGCACGGTCGTGGTATTGCTCACGAATACCGTATTGCGCGAGGTGAGTCGCGTGATCAACGCCACGCCGGTTTCGAATGCCGATCTCGTGCGCAGCTACGTGCTTACTGTTGTATGCCGCGAAGAAGACGAAGTGCATATTCGCACTGTGCTCTCGAACTCCATGTATTCAACGCCGCTCTCGTTTCAAAGTCTCACGAGCGAAGATTTAGCCGGCGACCCGCAACGCTTGCGCGTGACCGCGACCATGCGTTTGCATCCGAAGTACCAGGCGAAACTCGAACAAATGGCGAGCCGCCTGAGCATGGAAAAAGGCGTTTCGAGCGTGAGCTGGACGGCGGCGGAAACCGAAATCGCGCCCGAGTAA
- a CDS encoding LysR family transcriptional regulator — MDTLRNMRVFVRVVESGSFTRAAASETMTTAQVSRAVTDLESRLRTRLLNRTTRRMSLTEAGERYFQSCKRILADIEQAEAEAAAAHANPAGKLRVYGGTSFGQHYVMPLIARYQQHLPEVAVDLTIAQEMPDIIEEGFDVAVVIAAELEDSALISQHLGSTAAILCASPAYLRARGVPKSFDDLEVHTCLHLTDASLPAGQWVSEGPLGETFRHTGVTPFQVNNPEALALAIREGMGIGPLPVPVALPGLADGTLVRVLPTHRLQTLNIYALYASRRYLDAKIRTFVEFLREKVPLVLAEQEAALSMSETPVRRHLDASQANGHGARTREVREGHSARHSRDVRDPERLRLVN; from the coding sequence ATGGATACGCTGCGCAATATGCGAGTCTTCGTGCGAGTGGTGGAGTCGGGGAGTTTTACGCGTGCCGCCGCGAGCGAAACGATGACGACGGCGCAGGTGTCGCGCGCGGTCACCGACCTCGAATCGCGCCTGCGTACGCGCTTGCTGAATCGAACCACGCGGCGCATGTCGTTGACCGAAGCGGGCGAACGATACTTTCAAAGCTGCAAGCGTATTCTCGCCGACATCGAGCAAGCCGAAGCCGAGGCCGCGGCGGCGCATGCGAATCCGGCCGGCAAGCTGCGGGTATATGGCGGCACGAGTTTCGGTCAGCATTATGTGATGCCGCTGATCGCGCGTTATCAGCAGCACTTGCCGGAAGTGGCCGTCGATCTGACGATCGCGCAAGAGATGCCCGATATCATCGAGGAAGGCTTCGATGTGGCGGTAGTGATTGCGGCCGAGCTCGAAGATTCCGCGCTGATCTCGCAGCATCTGGGCAGCACGGCGGCCATACTCTGCGCCTCGCCCGCGTATTTGCGCGCGCGTGGCGTGCCGAAGTCGTTCGACGACCTCGAAGTGCACACGTGCCTCCATCTCACCGATGCGAGTTTGCCCGCCGGTCAGTGGGTTTCGGAAGGCCCGCTTGGCGAAACGTTCCGCCATACCGGTGTGACGCCGTTCCAGGTGAACAATCCCGAAGCGCTCGCACTCGCCATCCGCGAAGGCATGGGTATCGGTCCGCTGCCCGTGCCCGTGGCGCTGCCCGGTCTCGCCGATGGCACGCTCGTGCGCGTGCTGCCCACGCACCGCCTGCAAACGCTCAATATTTACGCGCTCTACGCGTCGCGCCGTTATCTCGACGCGAAGATCCGTACCTTCGTGGAATTCCTGCGCGAGAAAGTCCCGCTCGTGCTGGCCGAACAGGAAGCCGCGCTTTCGATGTCGGAGACGCCGGTACGCCGCCATCTGGATGCCTCGCAGGCAAACGGTCACGGCGCCCGCACGCGCGAAGTGCGCGAAGGACACAGCGCACGCCATAGCCGTGATGTGCGCGATCCCGAGCGTTTGCGACTCGTGAATTAA
- a CDS encoding efflux RND transporter permease subunit: MWIVNLALKRPYTFIVMAIMIVLATPFVLMSMATDVLPNINIPVISIIWNYTGFSAKDMADRITSVNERSLTTTVSNIEHVESQSLPGIAIIKLFLQPRASLQTAIAQAVASEQAQVKQMPPGATPPLVISYSASSIPVIQLGLSSTSMSEQALADVAMNFLRPQLITIPGAQVPYPYGGKTRVISVDIDTRALISKGLTPADIVNAVNAQNLILPTGTAKLGQTEYRVDTNASPDTIAGLNRIPVQTVNGATTYLGEVAHVRDGFTPQTNIVRQDGQRGVLMSVLKSGDASTLQVVGALKSLLPKARETLPSNLVIKPLFDQSIFVSAAVQGVVREALIAAALTAAMILLFLGNWRSTLIIAVSIPLSILASIIALYALGETINIMTLGGLALAVGILVDDATVTIENIERHLHLGSDLHTGILEGAGEIAVPALVSTLCICIVFVPMFFLTGVARFLFVPLAEAVVFAMVASYILSRTLVPTLAMLLFEGHDPAAHASREASRSFFARVHWRFNHAFERVRANYIALLSLLLARRRLFGGTFLAFCVLSVGLVFFLGRDFFPTVDAGDIRLHMRAPTGFRIEETARLADEVEQTIREVVPADQLDTIVDNLGLPYSGINLSYSNSGTVGTLDGEIQIALKDGHDPSLTYVDKLRTLLPQRFPGVEFFFQPADIITQILNFGQPAAIDVQVVGANLDQNMALASTLLKRVRQLPGAVDAHIEQRNDEPALMLAMDRTRMQQLNLSPQNVAQDVLIALSGSSQTSPAFWVSPQNGVEYPLAVQTPQYREASVNEVMGTPVSARATNANGPLQLVSNLVQLKPHDGPAIVSHYNIRPVIDLLVSVEGSDLGAVGAHIDSIIKQAQAHAPRGTTITMRGQIDTMRTSFIGLGVGIAVAVVLVYLLIVVNFQSWADPLIIISALPAALAGIAWMLFITGTHLSVPALTGAIMTVGVATANSILVVSFARQRLADGASPLAAALEAGATRIRPVLMTAFAMMIGMVPMALGLGEGAEQNAPLGRAVIGGLLFATVSTLLFVPLMFASVHARLARRAEAKQARNQRRDAERRRD; this comes from the coding sequence ATGTGGATTGTCAATCTCGCGCTGAAACGGCCTTACACGTTCATCGTGATGGCCATCATGATCGTGCTGGCCACGCCGTTCGTGTTGATGTCGATGGCAACCGACGTGCTGCCGAACATCAACATTCCGGTGATCAGCATCATCTGGAACTACACGGGTTTCTCCGCGAAGGACATGGCCGATCGCATCACCTCGGTCAACGAGCGCAGCCTCACGACCACGGTCAGCAATATCGAGCACGTAGAATCGCAATCGCTGCCCGGCATTGCCATCATCAAACTCTTTCTGCAACCGCGCGCGAGTTTGCAAACGGCTATCGCGCAAGCGGTAGCGTCGGAGCAGGCGCAGGTAAAGCAAATGCCGCCCGGCGCGACGCCGCCGCTCGTGATCAGTTATTCGGCTTCGAGTATTCCGGTGATTCAATTGGGGCTCTCGAGTACTTCGATGAGCGAGCAGGCACTCGCCGACGTCGCGATGAATTTTCTGCGCCCGCAACTCATTACGATTCCCGGCGCGCAAGTACCGTATCCGTACGGCGGCAAAACGCGTGTGATTTCCGTGGATATCGATACGCGCGCGCTGATTTCGAAAGGACTCACGCCGGCCGATATCGTCAACGCCGTCAACGCGCAAAATCTCATCTTGCCGACGGGTACCGCGAAGCTCGGGCAAACCGAATATCGCGTGGATACGAATGCGTCGCCGGATACTATCGCGGGCCTGAATCGCATTCCCGTGCAAACGGTCAATGGCGCGACCACCTACCTCGGCGAGGTCGCGCACGTGCGCGACGGCTTCACGCCGCAAACGAATATCGTGCGTCAGGATGGTCAACGCGGCGTGCTGATGTCGGTGCTCAAGAGCGGCGATGCGTCCACCTTGCAGGTGGTGGGCGCGTTGAAGAGCTTGCTGCCGAAGGCGCGCGAAACGCTGCCCAGCAATCTCGTCATCAAGCCGCTCTTCGACCAGTCGATTTTCGTTTCCGCGGCCGTGCAGGGCGTGGTGCGCGAAGCGCTGATCGCCGCCGCGCTCACGGCTGCGATGATCCTGCTGTTTCTGGGCAACTGGCGCAGTACTCTCATCATTGCCGTCTCGATTCCACTGTCGATTCTCGCGTCGATCATCGCGCTCTATGCATTGGGCGAAACGATCAACATCATGACGCTCGGCGGGCTCGCGCTCGCGGTGGGGATTCTCGTCGACGATGCCACGGTCACGATCGAAAACATCGAACGACATCTGCATTTAGGCTCCGATCTGCACACCGGCATTCTCGAAGGCGCGGGGGAAATCGCGGTGCCCGCGCTCGTTTCCACGCTGTGTATCTGCATCGTGTTCGTGCCGATGTTCTTCCTGACCGGCGTGGCGCGCTTTCTGTTCGTGCCGCTCGCGGAGGCGGTGGTGTTCGCGATGGTCGCGTCGTACATCCTCTCGCGCACGCTCGTGCCCACGCTCGCGATGCTGCTGTTCGAAGGCCACGATCCCGCCGCGCATGCGAGCCGTGAGGCATCGCGTTCGTTCTTCGCGCGCGTGCACTGGCGCTTCAATCACGCGTTCGAGCGCGTGCGGGCCAACTATATTGCGCTCCTGAGTTTATTGCTGGCGCGGCGCCGGTTGTTCGGCGGCACGTTTCTCGCGTTTTGCGTGCTGTCGGTCGGTCTCGTGTTCTTTCTCGGGCGTGACTTCTTTCCCACCGTCGATGCGGGCGATATTCGTCTGCACATGCGCGCGCCCACCGGGTTTCGCATCGAGGAAACCGCGCGCCTTGCGGATGAAGTCGAGCAGACGATACGTGAAGTCGTGCCTGCCGACCAACTCGATACGATCGTCGATAATCTCGGCTTGCCGTATAGCGGTATCAATCTCTCGTATAGCAACTCGGGCACGGTCGGCACGCTCGACGGCGAAATCCAGATCGCGCTCAAGGACGGCCACGACCCGTCGCTCACCTACGTCGACAAACTCAGAACGTTGCTACCGCAACGTTTTCCCGGCGTGGAATTCTTTTTCCAGCCTGCCGACATCATCACGCAGATCCTCAACTTCGGTCAGCCCGCCGCCATCGACGTGCAAGTGGTCGGCGCGAATCTCGACCAGAACATGGCGCTCGCGAGCACGCTGCTCAAGCGCGTGCGGCAGTTGCCCGGCGCAGTGGACGCGCATATCGAGCAGCGCAACGACGAACCCGCGCTCATGCTCGCAATGGATCGCACGCGCATGCAGCAGTTGAATTTGAGTCCGCAGAACGTGGCGCAAGACGTGCTGATCGCGCTCTCGGGCAGCTCGCAAACCTCGCCGGCATTCTGGGTGAGTCCGCAGAACGGTGTTGAATACCCGCTCGCCGTGCAGACGCCGCAGTATCGCGAAGCGTCGGTGAACGAAGTGATGGGCACGCCCGTTTCGGCGCGTGCCACGAACGCCAACGGCCCGCTGCAACTCGTGAGCAACCTCGTGCAGTTGAAGCCGCACGACGGTCCCGCCATCGTCTCGCACTACAACATTCGTCCCGTGATCGATCTGCTGGTGAGCGTGGAAGGCAGCGACCTCGGCGCGGTGGGCGCGCATATCGACAGCATCATCAAGCAGGCGCAAGCGCACGCGCCGCGTGGCACGACCATCACGATGCGCGGCCAGATCGACACGATGCGCACGTCGTTCATCGGTCTCGGCGTGGGCATCGCGGTGGCGGTGGTGCTCGTGTATCTGCTGATCGTCGTGAACTTTCAGTCGTGGGCGGACCCGCTCATCATCATCAGCGCGTTGCCCGCGGCGCTCGCCGGCATCGCGTGGATGCTCTTCATCACCGGTACGCATTTGAGCGTGCCCGCGCTCACCGGCGCGATCATGACCGTGGGCGTGGCCACCGCGAACAGCATTCTCGTGGTCTCGTTCGCGCGTCAGCGTCTTGCCGATGGCGCGAGTCCGCTCGCGGCCGCGCTCGAAGCGGGCGCCACGCGCATTCGCCCGGTCTTGATGACGGCGTTCGCGATGATGATCGGCATGGTGCCGATGGCGCTCGGTCTCGGCGAAGGCGCGGAACAGAATGCGCCGCTCGGCCGCGCGGTGATCGGCGGCTTGCTGTTCGCCACCGTTTCCACCTTGTTGTTCGTGCCGCTCATGTTCGCGTCCGTGCATGCGCGGCTCGCGCGCCGTGCCGAGGCGAAGCAGGCGCGCAATCAACGGCGCGATGCGGAGCGCCGCCGCGATTGA
- a CDS encoding efflux RND transporter periplasmic adaptor subunit produces the protein MNEPHHHSSLDISVGGEQGLDLPARGQAGKRARLAVIVVALLLAAGATRTIVSNLVGSHHLAAVTKQNAKQYVSVVQPKAAGADGRIVLPGTLRGYVEAPIYSRANGYVRKWYADIGAHVQQGQLLADIDTPEIDQELAQAQAQRDQAVSTLSLAKTSFDRAQQLRQRDAVSQQELDDRQGAFSQDQANLAAAEANMHRLAEMKSFQRIVAPITGIITQRNVDIGDLVNAGNGGAGHALFAIAQSDPLRLYIDVPQTYAQQVAVGQHVSVTEQEMPGVTFDGTVTRTAQAIDVATRTLQVEITLPNRDGKLLPGAYVQAALQTDSKGLLTVPGNTLLFRAEGPRLAVVDADGKIKLKPIEIAQDLGQSLEISHGLEASDRVVMNPSDSIADGDTVVVVPQKKASAGHEAPQRSAT, from the coding sequence ATGAACGAACCTCACCATCATTCATCGCTCGACATCTCCGTGGGCGGGGAGCAGGGCCTGGACCTGCCGGCACGCGGCCAGGCGGGAAAGCGCGCGCGCCTCGCGGTGATCGTCGTCGCGTTGCTGCTCGCGGCGGGCGCCACGCGCACGATCGTTTCGAACCTGGTGGGCTCGCATCATCTGGCCGCCGTCACGAAGCAGAACGCGAAGCAGTACGTGAGCGTCGTGCAACCCAAGGCCGCGGGTGCCGACGGGCGTATCGTGTTGCCCGGTACGTTGCGCGGCTATGTCGAAGCGCCGATCTACTCGCGGGCGAACGGCTATGTGCGCAAGTGGTATGCGGATATCGGCGCGCACGTGCAGCAAGGGCAATTGCTCGCCGACATCGACACGCCCGAGATCGATCAGGAACTCGCGCAGGCGCAGGCGCAGCGCGATCAGGCCGTCTCGACCTTGTCGCTGGCGAAGACGTCGTTCGATCGCGCCCAGCAATTGCGTCAACGCGATGCGGTTTCGCAGCAGGAACTCGACGACCGGCAAGGCGCGTTCAGCCAGGATCAGGCGAATCTCGCGGCCGCCGAAGCGAACATGCATCGCCTCGCGGAGATGAAGTCGTTTCAGCGGATCGTCGCGCCGATCACGGGCATCATCACGCAGCGCAACGTCGATATTGGCGATCTCGTGAACGCGGGCAACGGCGGCGCGGGGCACGCGCTGTTCGCGATCGCGCAGTCGGACCCGCTGCGGCTCTACATCGACGTGCCGCAGACCTACGCGCAGCAAGTGGCGGTGGGCCAGCACGTGAGCGTGACCGAGCAGGAAATGCCGGGCGTCACGTTCGACGGCACCGTCACGCGCACGGCGCAGGCTATCGACGTCGCCACGCGGACCTTGCAGGTCGAGATCACGCTGCCGAATCGCGACGGCAAGCTGTTGCCCGGCGCCTATGTGCAGGCGGCGTTGCAGACCGACTCGAAGGGCCTGCTGACGGTGCCCGGCAATACGCTGCTGTTTCGCGCCGAAGGGCCGCGCCTCGCCGTGGTCGATGCGGACGGCAAGATCAAGCTGAAGCCGATCGAGATCGCGCAGGACCTCGGGCAGTCGCTCGAGATCAGTCATGGTCTCGAGGCGAGCGATCGCGTCGTGATGAATCCGAGCGATTCGATTGCCGATGGCGATACCGTCGTGGTCGTGCCGCAGAAGAAGGCCAGCGCGGGGCACGAAGCGCCGCAGCGGAGCGCGACGTGA
- a CDS encoding efflux transporter outer membrane subunit produces the protein MSGFGKYGGCLTIGAIALSACTVGPDYHAPQTASPAAWRVDPADSYWHAAQPSHAQLDQQWWKVFDNTELDGLETEALAGNQTLRVAVAHYAQARATLASVSSQQSPQVSLAAGVERERISANRPLTNYATPNQSTVQNNVEVGPTISYELDLFGRIRRMVESAQASSQQAGDDLANARLVLTAELATDYFALRELDDEIDVVNRSVALQQKALDFVNAQHDLGAVSGLNLLQQKAQLDATKTQVHLLENQRQQDEHAIAVLVGKPAPEFALAPRTTALPVPALPTGLPSELLQRRPDVASSERAMAAANAQIGVARSAYFPDLTLSPTLGWESTRFGGLFSVPSLMWSVGATAGEVLFDGGKRAAGVDYAQAGYESAQASYRQTVLTAFQEVQNAVTGLSVLERASTDGQAAVDDARKSFDLANDRYQGGLVAFLDVINAEQQLLTSERQEVQIHGQQVATVVYLAKALGGGWSAGDRELACSAGTCREPASKDNAVNMSATQPGQPASGALEAAATNSPHP, from the coding sequence GTGAGCGGCTTCGGCAAATATGGAGGATGCCTGACGATTGGCGCGATCGCCCTGTCGGCATGCACGGTCGGTCCTGATTATCATGCGCCGCAAACGGCCAGCCCGGCGGCATGGCGTGTCGATCCCGCCGATTCGTACTGGCATGCGGCGCAGCCTTCGCATGCGCAACTCGATCAGCAGTGGTGGAAGGTGTTCGACAACACGGAACTCGACGGCCTCGAAACAGAGGCACTCGCCGGGAATCAGACGCTGCGCGTGGCCGTTGCGCATTATGCGCAGGCGCGCGCGACGCTCGCTTCGGTATCGTCGCAACAGAGCCCGCAGGTGTCGCTCGCGGCGGGCGTGGAGCGCGAGCGCATTTCGGCGAACCGGCCGCTCACGAATTACGCCACGCCGAATCAATCCACGGTGCAGAACAACGTGGAGGTCGGGCCGACCATCAGTTACGAGCTCGATCTGTTCGGGCGCATCCGGCGCATGGTGGAGTCGGCGCAAGCTTCTTCGCAGCAGGCGGGCGACGATCTCGCGAACGCGCGCCTCGTGCTGACCGCCGAACTCGCCACCGACTATTTCGCGCTGCGCGAACTCGACGACGAGATCGACGTGGTAAATCGCTCCGTCGCGTTGCAGCAGAAAGCGCTCGATTTCGTGAACGCGCAGCACGATCTGGGTGCCGTGTCCGGCCTCAATCTGTTGCAGCAAAAGGCGCAACTCGACGCGACGAAAACGCAGGTGCATTTGCTGGAAAATCAGCGTCAACAGGACGAGCATGCGATTGCCGTGCTGGTTGGCAAGCCCGCGCCGGAGTTCGCGCTGGCGCCCCGAACCACGGCCTTGCCGGTGCCCGCGCTGCCCACGGGCCTGCCCAGCGAGCTGTTGCAAAGGCGTCCCGATGTAGCGTCGTCGGAGCGGGCAATGGCGGCGGCCAATGCGCAGATCGGCGTGGCGCGCTCGGCGTACTTTCCGGACCTCACGCTTTCGCCCACGCTCGGGTGGGAATCCACGCGTTTTGGCGGGCTCTTCTCGGTGCCGAGCCTGATGTGGTCGGTGGGCGCGACGGCGGGCGAGGTGCTGTTCGACGGCGGCAAACGGGCCGCCGGCGTCGATTATGCGCAGGCTGGCTACGAGTCGGCGCAGGCCTCATATCGACAAACCGTGCTCACGGCCTTCCAGGAGGTGCAAAATGCGGTAACGGGCCTTTCGGTGCTGGAGCGCGCCTCGACCGACGGCCAGGCGGCCGTGGACGACGCACGCAAATCGTTCGATCTGGCCAACGACCGTTACCAGGGCGGCCTCGTGGCGTTTCTCGACGTGATCAACGCCGAGCAGCAGTTGCTCACGAGCGAGCGTCAGGAGGTGCAGATTCATGGCCAGCAGGTGGCCACGGTCGTGTATCTCGCGAAAGCGCTGGGCGGCGGCTGGAGCGCGGGCGATCGCGAACTGGCGTGCAGCGCCGGAACGTGCCGCGAGCCGGCGTCGAAGGACAACGCAGTGAATATGAGCGCGACGCAGCCGGGTCAACCGGCAAGCGGCGCGCTGGAAGCGGCGGCAACGAATTCGCCGCACCCATAA
- a CDS encoding heavy metal response regulator transcription factor, whose product MKVLVIEDERKVVDYLRSGLTEQGWIVDVAMDGEEGAWMATEYDFDVIVLDVMLPKLDGFGVLRAVRAKKDTPVIMLTARDRVDDRVHGLRDGADDYLTKPFSFLELVERLRALTRRARAQESTLISVGDLQVDLISRRATRDGVRLDLTAKEFQLLSVLARRRGEILSKTLITELVWDVNFESNANVVETAIKRLRAKLDGPHAAKLLHTIRGMGYVLEVREDGGMLS is encoded by the coding sequence ATGAAAGTATTGGTGATCGAGGACGAGCGCAAGGTCGTGGACTATTTGCGCAGCGGACTCACGGAGCAAGGCTGGATCGTCGATGTCGCGATGGACGGCGAAGAGGGCGCATGGATGGCCACTGAGTACGACTTCGACGTGATCGTGCTCGATGTGATGCTGCCGAAGCTGGACGGCTTTGGCGTGCTGCGCGCGGTGCGCGCGAAGAAGGACACGCCGGTCATCATGCTGACCGCGCGCGACCGTGTGGACGACCGCGTGCATGGTTTGCGCGACGGCGCCGACGACTATCTCACCAAGCCGTTTTCGTTTCTCGAACTTGTCGAACGGCTACGCGCGCTCACGCGCCGCGCCCGCGCGCAGGAATCCACGTTGATTTCGGTTGGCGATCTACAGGTCGATCTGATCAGCCGCCGCGCCACGCGCGACGGCGTGCGACTCGATCTCACCGCGAAGGAGTTTCAACTGCTTTCCGTGCTCGCGCGGCGGCGCGGCGAAATTCTCTCGAAGACGCTCATCACCGAACTCGTCTGGGACGTGAATTTCGAAAGCAACGCCAATGTGGTCGAAACGGCCATCAAGCGTCTGCGTGCCAAGCTCGACGGCCCGCATGCGGCAAAACTCCTGCACACCATTCGCGGCATGGGTTACGTGCTCGAAGTGCGCGAGGACGGAGGCATGCTGTCATGA
- a CDS encoding heavy metal sensor histidine kinase, protein MKRSITLRLSAMFAAVSLVVFTLTGAGLFFLMQGLLFNELRETLDTRARIASLIVAHAPDVQKWAFVQEKLRDLSPADSPMHYYVEGPDPRFRFGTPIVGKVTGDVGPNHLLVRPQGCEYDIITSTYTIPASGDRPEVKLVVGSDCLRTEGMLRRFGLALGALIALSTVAVALLSRAVTRFGLAPLRRLTREAAQLSPSNRRQRLHADALPEELHELATSFNGALERLDKAYERLESFNADVAHELRTPVSILIGQTQVALTRDRSVEQLQQTLQSNLEEFERLRVIVNDMLFLSRSDRGERATDLTEVSLRGEIERMLEFLEMPLEEAQLRVEVQGDARAWVNTSLIGRAVSNLFVNAIQHSPPGTLLQATVAPQDGHVEIAVSNPGEPLDPFVREHIFDRFYRIQEARSNSHENHGLGLSIVKAVAEMHGGTVFVRSAGGINTFGFSVAVESAGAFVVPAAGIVNQGRAGVPLHVSP, encoded by the coding sequence ATGAAGCGCTCGATCACGCTGCGTTTGTCGGCGATGTTCGCGGCGGTGTCGCTCGTGGTGTTCACGCTCACGGGCGCGGGGCTGTTCTTTCTCATGCAGGGGCTGCTGTTCAACGAGCTGCGCGAGACGCTCGACACGCGCGCGCGCATTGCGAGCCTGATCGTTGCGCACGCACCCGATGTGCAGAAATGGGCCTTCGTGCAGGAGAAATTGCGCGATCTCTCGCCTGCGGACAGCCCGATGCATTACTACGTCGAAGGCCCCGATCCGCGCTTCCGGTTCGGCACGCCCATCGTCGGCAAGGTCACCGGCGACGTGGGACCGAATCATCTGCTCGTGCGCCCGCAAGGCTGCGAGTACGACATCATCACGTCCACTTATACGATTCCCGCGAGCGGCGACCGGCCCGAGGTGAAGCTCGTCGTGGGCAGCGATTGCCTGCGCACCGAAGGCATGTTGCGGCGTTTCGGTCTTGCATTGGGCGCGCTGATTGCCTTGTCGACGGTGGCCGTTGCGCTGCTGAGCCGTGCGGTCACGCGCTTCGGCCTCGCGCCGTTGCGGCGGCTGACGCGCGAAGCGGCGCAACTGAGTCCGTCGAACCGGCGCCAGCGGCTGCACGCGGACGCGTTGCCCGAGGAGTTGCACGAACTCGCCACGTCGTTCAACGGCGCGCTCGAACGGCTGGATAAAGCCTACGAGCGGCTCGAGTCGTTCAATGCCGATGTCGCGCACGAATTGCGCACGCCGGTGAGCATTCTGATCGGCCAGACGCAGGTGGCGCTCACGCGCGACCGCTCCGTCGAACAGTTGCAACAGACGCTGCAATCGAATCTCGAGGAGTTCGAACGATTGCGCGTGATCGTCAACGACATGCTGTTCCTCTCACGCAGCGATCGCGGCGAGCGCGCCACGGACCTCACCGAGGTGTCGTTGCGCGGCGAGATCGAACGCATGCTCGAGTTCCTCGAAATGCCGCTGGAAGAGGCGCAATTGCGCGTGGAAGTGCAGGGCGACGCGCGCGCCTGGGTCAATACTTCGCTGATCGGCCGCGCGGTGAGCAACCTGTTCGTCAACGCGATCCAGCATTCGCCGCCGGGCACGTTGTTGCAGGCGACCGTGGCGCCGCAGGATGGGCACGTGGAAATCGCCGTGTCGAATCCCGGCGAACCGCTCGATCCGTTCGTGCGCGAGCATATTTTCGATCGCTTCTATCGCATTCAGGAGGCGCGTTCGAACAGCCACGAGAATCACGGGCTCGGTTTGTCGATCGTGAAGGCCGTGGCCGAAATGCATGGCGGCACGGTGTTCGTGCGTAGCGCGGGCGGCATCAACACGTTCGGGTTTTCCGTGGCCGTGGAGAGCGCCGGTGCGTTCGTGGTTCCGGCGGCCGGCATCGTGAATCAAGGGCGCGCGGGCGTGCCGTTGCACGTCTCGCCGTAA